One genomic segment of Pandoraea sputorum includes these proteins:
- a CDS encoding NAD(P)H-dependent flavin oxidoreductase, producing the protein MALPKILQNLALPVVASPMFIVSYPELVLAQCKAGIVGSFPALNAREPQILEDWLSRITEELASYKAANPDAVVGPLAVNQIVHQSNQRLEHDVRVCVEHRVPIFITSLRAPPREVLDAVHSYGGIVLHDVINLRHANKALEAGVDGLILVAAGAGGHAGMLSPFALVGEVRKIFDGPIVLSGSIANGGSILAAQAMGADLAYIGTRFIASTEANASDTYKQAIVDASANDIIYTNLFTGVSGNYIRQSILNAGLDPENLPTADKTAMNFSKAKAWKDIWGAGQGVGLMDDVRPAAEIIARLKQEYDDTRKRLAG; encoded by the coding sequence ATGGCCCTTCCCAAGATTCTGCAAAACCTGGCGTTGCCTGTCGTGGCGTCGCCGATGTTCATCGTGAGCTACCCGGAACTGGTGCTCGCGCAATGCAAGGCCGGTATCGTCGGCTCGTTTCCGGCGCTCAACGCGCGCGAGCCGCAGATTCTCGAAGACTGGTTGTCGCGCATCACCGAAGAGCTCGCGTCGTACAAGGCCGCGAATCCGGACGCCGTCGTCGGCCCGCTCGCCGTCAACCAGATCGTGCATCAGTCGAACCAACGGCTTGAGCACGACGTGCGCGTGTGCGTCGAGCATCGCGTGCCGATCTTCATCACGAGCCTGCGTGCGCCGCCCAGGGAAGTGCTCGACGCCGTGCACAGCTACGGCGGCATCGTGCTGCACGACGTCATCAATCTGCGTCATGCCAACAAGGCGCTCGAAGCGGGTGTGGATGGCCTGATTCTCGTCGCCGCCGGCGCGGGCGGTCATGCGGGCATGCTTTCGCCGTTCGCGCTCGTGGGCGAAGTGCGCAAGATCTTCGACGGTCCCATCGTGCTCTCCGGCTCGATTGCCAACGGCGGTTCGATTCTCGCCGCGCAGGCGATGGGGGCGGACCTCGCCTACATCGGCACGCGCTTCATCGCGTCCACCGAGGCGAACGCGAGCGACACCTACAAGCAGGCCATCGTCGACGCCAGCGCCAACGACATCATCTACACGAACCTCTTTACCGGCGTGTCGGGCAACTACATCCGCCAGAGCATTCTGAATGCGGGTCTCGATCCCGAAAACCTGCCCACGGCAGACAAGACCGCGATGAACTTCTCCAAGGCGAAAGCGTGGAAGGACATCTGGGGCGCAGGTCAGGGCGTGGGGTTGATGGACGACGTGCGTCCGGCAGCGGAGATCATTGCGCGCCTGAAGCAGGAGTACGACGACACGCGCAAGCGCCTCGCGGGCTGA
- a CDS encoding MBL fold metallo-hydrolase, with protein MTSLTLPAGLRVFERGWLSSNNVLFLGDEPALVDSGYVTHSEQTLALVAHALPEGRALARLINTHLHSDHCGGNAALQARYGCRTWVPAAEADPVRHWDERRLSFDATGQQCARFTFDDTLSPGDTVPLGEHEWLVLSAPGHDPHALMLYNAADGILISGDALWERGFGVIFPELDGESGFTEQAAVLDLIEQFDVSLVIPGHGKPFNDIDGALAAARGRLDYLQSDPARNARNALKVLIVFKLMAQGQMTGAMLKATLDTARAWRNAAAMLAPPSGWPALLDMLVAELAKAGALRHDAETDTLHAV; from the coding sequence ATGACCTCGCTTACCCTGCCCGCCGGGTTGCGCGTGTTCGAGCGCGGCTGGCTCTCATCGAACAATGTGCTGTTCCTCGGCGACGAGCCCGCGCTCGTCGACAGCGGCTACGTCACTCATTCGGAACAAACGCTGGCGCTGGTGGCGCACGCGCTGCCCGAAGGCCGGGCGCTCGCCCGCCTCATCAACACGCACCTGCATTCCGACCACTGCGGCGGCAACGCAGCCTTGCAAGCCCGCTACGGCTGCCGCACGTGGGTGCCCGCCGCCGAGGCCGATCCGGTGCGCCATTGGGACGAGCGCCGCCTGTCGTTCGACGCGACCGGCCAGCAATGCGCGCGCTTTACGTTCGACGATACGCTCTCGCCCGGCGACACCGTCCCGCTCGGCGAGCACGAATGGCTGGTGCTCAGCGCGCCGGGACACGATCCGCACGCCCTGATGCTCTACAACGCCGCCGACGGCATTCTGATTTCCGGCGACGCGCTCTGGGAGCGCGGCTTCGGCGTAATCTTCCCGGAACTCGACGGCGAGTCGGGATTCACCGAGCAGGCCGCCGTGCTCGACCTCATCGAGCAGTTCGACGTCTCGCTGGTGATTCCCGGACACGGCAAGCCGTTCAACGACATCGACGGTGCGCTCGCCGCCGCGCGCGGACGTCTCGACTATCTGCAAAGCGATCCCGCCCGCAACGCCCGCAATGCGCTGAAGGTGCTCATCGTGTTCAAGTTGATGGCGCAAGGACAGATGACGGGGGCAATGCTCAAGGCGACGCTCGACACGGCGCGCGCCTGGCGCAACGCGGCGGCGATGCTCGCCCCGCCTTCCGGGTGGCCTGCGTTGCTCGACATGCTCGTCGCGGAACTGGCCAAAGCCGGTGCGCTGCGTCACGACGCCGAGACGGACACGTTGCACGCGGTGTGA
- a CDS encoding MaoC family dehydratase produces the protein MGKIVAVGETFSASHHFSPDSIREFSTLAHDFNPLHLDAEYAAADPRFGGLISSGTQQMSYLAALLATHYSKTAQPLGLEFDMKLRRAVHAGDDITVRWTVTESLWKEKLAGDIVSLDGEAVNQHGETVIAATAKILVCAKPT, from the coding sequence ATGGGAAAAATCGTTGCCGTCGGCGAGACGTTCTCCGCCAGCCATCACTTCTCGCCGGATTCGATCCGCGAATTCTCCACGCTCGCGCACGATTTCAATCCATTGCATCTCGACGCCGAGTACGCCGCTGCCGATCCGCGTTTCGGGGGACTGATCTCGTCGGGCACGCAACAGATGTCCTATCTCGCAGCACTGCTCGCCACGCATTACTCAAAGACGGCGCAACCGCTCGGTCTGGAGTTCGACATGAAGCTGCGCCGCGCCGTGCATGCGGGCGACGACATCACCGTGCGCTGGACGGTCACCGAGAGTTTGTGGAAGGAGAAGCTGGCAGGCGACATCGTGTCGCTCGACGGTGAAGCCGTGAATCAGCACGGCGAAACGGTGATCGCGGCGACGGCCAAGATCCTCGTCTGCGCCAAACCGACCTGA
- a CDS encoding DUF1289 domain-containing protein, with amino-acid sequence MNPATGWCSGCWRTLDEIAAWSTMADDAKRLVWSLLPARRAEHEAPPEMHRRVVANKSGADDA; translated from the coding sequence ATGAATCCTGCGACTGGCTGGTGCTCGGGCTGCTGGCGTACCCTCGACGAGATCGCCGCATGGTCGACGATGGCGGACGACGCTAAACGCCTCGTCTGGTCGCTGCTGCCCGCGCGCCGCGCGGAGCATGAAGCGCCGCCTGAGATGCATCGTCGCGTGGTCGCAAACAAATCGGGCGCGGACGACGCGTAG
- a CDS encoding thioesterase family protein: MPSPELVPGLTFEWTYRVPQKAVVPELYDDVELCRDMPAVLATGYLAGILECACLQAIRPYLDWPREQSLGTLVSFTHLAATPAGDTLRIRGKLIDVDGRTLRFEVAAWDGLDKVSSGTHERVIVDQERFHGKLREKATKLGLPI; this comes from the coding sequence ATGCCGAGCCCCGAACTTGTGCCGGGCCTGACATTCGAGTGGACGTATCGCGTGCCGCAGAAGGCCGTGGTCCCCGAACTCTACGACGATGTAGAACTCTGCCGCGACATGCCTGCGGTGCTGGCCACGGGCTATCTCGCGGGCATTCTCGAGTGCGCGTGTCTCCAGGCAATCCGTCCCTATCTGGACTGGCCGCGCGAGCAGTCGCTCGGCACGCTCGTCTCTTTCACGCATCTGGCGGCGACACCGGCAGGCGACACCTTGCGCATCCGGGGCAAGCTGATCGACGTCGACGGGCGTACGCTTCGCTTCGAAGTGGCCGCCTGGGACGGTCTGGACAAAGTCAGCTCGGGCACGCACGAGCGTGTCATCGTCGATCAGGAACGCTTTCACGGCAAATTGCGCGAGAAAGCGACCAAGCTCGGCCTGCCCATCTGA
- a CDS encoding YbaK/EbsC family protein gives MNGTPQIPESADEHQLPEGARHVARLLAGIGHDQPIVLLPATGKTSAEAAAGLGCEVAQIAKSIIFRRAADDTPVLVIASGVNRVDEKKVAAQVGELARADARFVKEKTGYSIGGVSPIGHVVSPVTLIDEDLLKLASLWAAAGHPHAVFNLTPQQLVAMTGAPVVDVALRS, from the coding sequence ATGAACGGCACGCCACAGATCCCCGAATCCGCTGACGAACATCAACTGCCCGAAGGGGCGCGCCACGTCGCGCGGCTGCTCGCTGGCATCGGCCACGACCAGCCGATCGTGCTGCTGCCCGCTACCGGCAAGACGTCGGCGGAAGCGGCCGCAGGCCTGGGCTGCGAAGTCGCGCAGATCGCCAAGTCGATCATCTTCCGTCGCGCAGCCGACGACACACCGGTGCTCGTCATTGCCAGCGGCGTCAACCGCGTGGATGAGAAGAAGGTCGCCGCGCAAGTGGGCGAACTCGCCCGCGCCGACGCCCGCTTCGTCAAGGAAAAGACCGGTTACTCGATCGGTGGCGTAAGCCCGATCGGGCATGTCGTCTCGCCCGTCACGCTGATCGACGAAGACCTGCTGAAGCTCGCGAGCCTGTGGGCCGCCGCCGGACACCCGCACGCCGTGTTCAACCTCACGCCGCAGCAGTTGGTGGCAATGACGGGCGCACCGGTCGTCGACGTCGCGCTGCGTAGCTGA
- a CDS encoding hydroxymethylglutaryl-CoA lyase: MSASHLPQRVKVVEVGPRDGLQNEKQPVATDIKIALIDRLSAAGFANVEATSFVSPKWVPQMADGAEVMAGITRRPGTIYSVLTPNMRGFEGAVAAKADEVVIFAAASEAFSQRNINCSIEESITRFEPVARAAKDAGLRLRGSISCALGCPYQGEVPVASVVDVVKRLAALGCDEIDIADTIGVGTPTRTREVMDACAKVFPIERLSGHFHDTYGQATANIYAALLSGISIFHSSVAGLGGCPYAKGATGNVATEDVLYLLQGLGIETGIDLEAVVHTGDFISQAIGRPNASRVGRAMLAKLKDAAASTN, from the coding sequence ATGTCCGCATCTCATCTGCCGCAACGTGTGAAAGTGGTCGAAGTCGGCCCGCGCGACGGCCTGCAGAACGAAAAGCAGCCCGTCGCCACGGACATCAAGATCGCGCTGATCGACCGTCTCTCGGCCGCGGGCTTCGCCAACGTCGAGGCGACGTCGTTCGTCTCGCCGAAATGGGTGCCGCAGATGGCCGACGGGGCCGAAGTCATGGCTGGCATCACGCGTCGTCCGGGCACGATCTATTCGGTGCTCACACCGAACATGCGCGGCTTCGAAGGCGCGGTCGCCGCGAAGGCGGACGAAGTGGTGATCTTCGCCGCCGCGAGCGAAGCCTTCTCGCAACGCAACATCAACTGTTCCATCGAAGAGAGCATCACGCGATTCGAGCCGGTCGCCCGCGCCGCCAAAGACGCTGGGCTGCGTCTGCGCGGAAGCATCTCGTGCGCGCTCGGCTGCCCGTATCAGGGTGAAGTGCCGGTTGCGAGCGTGGTCGATGTCGTCAAGCGACTCGCCGCGCTCGGTTGCGACGAGATCGACATTGCCGACACCATCGGCGTCGGCACGCCTACCCGCACGCGTGAAGTCATGGACGCCTGCGCGAAGGTGTTCCCTATCGAGCGTCTGTCGGGACACTTCCACGACACCTATGGTCAGGCGACGGCGAACATCTACGCCGCGCTGCTCTCGGGCATCTCGATCTTCCATTCGTCCGTCGCCGGTCTCGGCGGCTGTCCGTACGCCAAGGGCGCGACCGGCAACGTCGCGACGGAAGACGTGCTGTATCTGCTGCAAGGGTTGGGTATCGAGACAGGCATCGATCTCGAAGCGGTCGTGCACACGGGCGACTTCATTTCGCAAGCCATCGGCCGCCCGAACGCCTCGCGCGTGGGTCGCGCCATGCTCGCAAAACTGAAAGACGCCGCTGCCTCGACGAACTAA